The window gctgctgctgcgatgGCGGCTGCAAACGCTGAGAGCGCTCGAGTTGGCGTCCGTGCCACCGATGTCACCctagcccgggtcgaggccatccacgccaagattgaGGATGCACAcgtcaagatattccaggccacctcggactccagcatgcaacccatgtctgaaaaggtggccgtggtcatggagcacctgcttcctcatgaggtctccgagcgggagctggagatgcaggaggcgacggagatcgaggagcgccgggaggaggagctgcacatggctgaggtcgaggtagagaatagTCTGTCCGTTGAGGAATCAAAGGTGGAGTActaacgcgagctctggcgcagccactactacgagtactacaaccttgagggcggcaccgaggacgaggacgaggacgcagtCGACTTCAGcaagggggacgcggagtccaccaacggcggcatgtcgataggacaagtcatcgatgtctcatctcacaccggcgatacaTAGGCCAGCGCAGCAgacgatttgttaaaattatgcgtacttaggctttgtttttaatgctggtcttttgttagagcaatgtttaggtgaactggctctgtttaattagtaaaattgctcgattcagtaagtgtggtctgtctactgtacgctcttttgtgtgcccaaattagcaagtgaggttaaattatgcaatgacgtacccggggaaattttcaccaaaatttgaattatcaaactcatcccatgcgcgtaaagtagaagaatcatttgcgatgcacacaatcgttcaaagtgaaaggTCTGGCGGCACCGcgcacaaagtttccctccacattttcaaaattttggcctaccgccaaaatatctagccCCACCCCCTTCCCCACAccattttctccccgaccacaagtcatatTTCCCCTgttttctccttccttccttcctttctaagctatagccgcttccttgctctcgccgtctcgcatcctaccgctgggggcgccatggtcttcttcaaagacctctccagcggttcctcctccggcgacgactccttcatcacccgggtatgcctctcttctctctctctctctctcgggctatgacttggaatgaatgatttttacccggcggttgatttgagtcatttcttcctcttgtagctccctaggaccatcagtggcaacgaatggagcggagtggctaaagatctatctgctcgttgtcaccatcaatctccatgcgtgaagctagttgcgtttgattctgtggatagtgggaggaagtttctggcatgtgcagagaaggttagacctctttcgttgttacaaatcatttgttagatgtgattcaaacactgtcacggtcccaacccattcataccacaccttcaactaaACACAtcataagacagtgtcacagtttgtacctagtatcttaaattgttgccatctcattagcggtgccattagaaaattatttggcactgctTCAGTAGTTTGTGcacccaactttggtccacacatccgaggagCCAAgcaataaaatactaaatctttatggcatgaaggaactgggcatcggagcaactacatgCTCTGGAGTCCGGGTCCCTATTTTTTTCGCTGCATCGGCTCgctagtgcagggcaccggtgcgagatgtagcaacagtcgtCTTTAcctcagttttggcatacatagtggacggccttactgctattagttctatgttactaaaagtgtgcatgtacacacctgttagtatcaatttgctgccatccaaacactatcgctatgctgttgaagttatatttaccttcctcatgaaatgttcaatttgttatttattgtacatgagtaagaacttgtagcgtcgttgtagttaattatagcttctgatgttctagaatttggttgttgtctcagtaccaattattttaTCTGCAAACTGGTATTTTTTAGAAgacatgtcataattaacatgtttcttcagtttttcaaattaagcattggtgattttctatattgctataaacccatttcccctacaattgttactaatCAAGAGTGGCCacggtctttgaagatgtgcctggcgaagctctggagcatgtatgaggaagagaacagacgtAGGCTTACAGAAACTATTGTCAACACTaaggaatatttgaagatgcggggtaaaaagttgaaggtggagaatgagctcagattttttaaatcatactttgctaagatggtgttggcgaaggaggaggcactttcccagttggcctgtgcaaaacaggttcttactgaactgaaagcagaggtggataagacgagcctggatgatctcgattagggaaatgaatatattgttcttatgaagttgaactagctatatgttgtaccgtGTTTTTTgcatgtagctaccgtactgtgatgttataatatatttatatgcctgatatgaaattggcaaacagctgttcgatatgaaatgtgaatttgcgtaatactggaattattaattgtaaactaataaacctgctaaatgtggcatggccctttgcaaacggttctagcagcaaaagcgcttgtgatggatagcccaatgccacacagttttcttcaccaaatcatgtgtgatatagttgataaaagcaaacagttaaccaaggcagatcgtgtgtgatagttacaccttccacacacgagcctacaaataaaactgtgtgggatgtacgtacgGACGAAAAAGTTTTCCCTAAATTGACTctatgggatgtacataagaacggaaacgtattccttggattgactgtgtgtgatatacatacaaacggaaatgtttttctgggattcaccatgtgagatgtacatacctatggaaatgattttctcgaATTACCatatgggatgtacatacctacggaaatgattggatttCGATGCCTTGCCcggtcgcacacggccccagcctgtgtcccaggagggcctatccccgacgatttctggatcttgtgggaaggacccccctatcgtccaccctcacttggcgacggttctaaatgctgtcacggaaaggggttaaaaaccgtttgtttaggaccggcgCGCACCAatgtcatacaataaagcgacaaccataaggctaatgccagttgccaataacttttacaaaacatgataatctcatacaataacgtatatcacatcatgtcttgaccatatcacatcacaacatgccctgcaaaaacaagttagacgtcctctacttttttgttgcaagttttacgtggctgctacgggcttctagtaagaaccgttcttacctatgcatcaaaaccacaacggtggttTATCAAGTttattgttttaaccttcaacaaggaccggtcgcaatcaaattcgattcaactaaagttggaaaaatagacacccaccagccacctttatgcaaaactagttgcatgtctgtcggtggaaccggtctcatgaacgtggtcatgtaaggttgttccgggccgcttcatccaacaatatcgccgaatcaaaataagacattggtggtaagcagtatgatgatcaccgcccacaactctttgtgttctactcgtgcatatcatctaggcatagacctggctcggatgccactgttggggaatgtagcatgcaatttcaaaaaaattcctacgatcacacaagatctatctaggagatgcatagcaacgagaggggagagcgtatccacgtaccctcgtagaccaaaagcggaagcattagcttaACACGatagatgtagtcgaacgtcttcgcgatccaaccgatcaagcaccgaacgtacggcacctccgagttctgcacatgttcagctcgatgacgtccctcgaactcttgatctagcaaagtgtcgagggagagtttcgtcagcacaacggcatggtaacgatgatggtgatgtgagccgcacagggcttcgcctaagcaccacgacaatatgaccggagtagTAAACTATGAaggcgggcaccgcacacggctaagaaacaactgttgtgctttggggtgccccctacacaaatcaattgttcttagccatgtgtggtgcccccctctaccATTTACTCCTcccgtcatattgtcgtagtgcttaggcaaagccctacgcggatcacttcaccatcattgtcaccacgccgtcgtgctgacgaaactctccctcgacactttgctggatcaagagttcgagggacgtcatcgagttgaacgtgtgcagaactcggaggtgtcgtacgtttggtacttgatcggttgaaccaAGAAGACGTtcaactatatcaaccgcgttaaactagtgcttcggctttcggtctacgaaggtatgtggacacactctccccctctcgttgctatgcatctcctaaatagatcttgtgtgatcgtatgaatttttttgaaactgcatgctacgttccccaacataaacatttatcatgatataacgaaatataaataacaactttattattgcctctagggcatatttccttcagttagctccaaaatgaccaagtttacctaggttagctccaatataatccattttagctaggttagctcgaaaatgatccattttacctatgttagctcaaaaatggcataattacttatgttagcacaaaaatgacatATACTTACCCTTTTTTCTTCCAAATTAACATAAtaagcttagttagctcaaaatggcataattacctatgtaagctctaaaatgacacaaataaggaataagaagaagaaaaacaaggaagaggagaaaaagaaagaatagaagaagaaagagaagaaaaagaaagaataaaagatgaagaatgagaaggaaaggggttaaaaccttcttcttctagacttcttcttcttcttcttcaagtcttcttcttcttcttgtccaaaatgacctaagttagctctaatatgcttagttacctaggttagctcaataatgacCTATACTAAGATGCTTTatataaaaaatggcataatatgcttagtttactcaaaaatggcataattagctatgttagctccattttacctaagtatgcttacttcttcttcttcttcttcttctaactttgttGTTTCCAATTTTGCAGATATTAGTTAAttcatggaagcttgcatggatggagtgcttgtttccgTTTCTGCTTTTATTTTGTATCGATGACCAATGTGGAAtttgttatatggatgcatggaactatgtgttggatgaacaatgtgaaactattgCAATATGTATGGGTGGAACTATATGCTGGTTATGTATGTATGATGAAACTTGTGCGTTGGATACGTCATATGTCTGTTGTGCCTGtgaaaaaaaatcatatatttTGCTGTGAAATtgtttggatataagaaaaacagaaaaaagaggcaATGCAGCCTCTTTGTCgtttgccaccgacggcaaagggctctttgccgtctgccacaaacggcaaagaggccacgtggcagctacctgtgcaacctgggagcTATACCATTTGGTTACTTTGCTGTCCGCTGGCAGACAGCAAAGGCTATCGTTAGCCACCTAACATGGCTAACACCTATTAGTTACCGTCcattttctttgtcgtccgccacggACGGCAAATGGCCTTTGCCACCAGCATTGGGGAAACGGACGGTAAAGGGGCTGTTTACCGTCACTCTCTTTGCCGGGCaggtttgccgtcggtggcagacggcaaagagctttgccatccgcTTTAGGTGCCTTTGCCATATGTCATGGCAGACGACAAataagctgattcctgtagtgttctTCCCAGGCGCCAtagaaggaaggaggggcgcagCCAGGGCAGGAGCCCAGGGCGGCCGCCGGCCCTCTTGGGGGCGCCCTTGGCTGCCTcccctcctcccccacctatatatatgagaggagggagaggggtaacatacaccatgatccccaagccgtgtgcagcgccccgtCTCCCTCTAGTTCTAGTTCATCCTGCGTTCATGTCCGTTGTTCTTGGCGAAGCCTTGCAGATAGTTTCACCACCTCCGTCactacgccatcgtgctgccggaactcatatactactttgcctctcttgctggatcgagaaggcgaggacgtcatcgagctgaacgtgtgctgaacgcggaggtgccgtatgttcgatacttgatcgggacgaattgtgaaggtgtacgactacatcaatcgcgttgataaacgcttccgcttagcgatctacaagggtatgtagatgctctccccctctcgtagttgtgcatctccatggatagatcttgcgtgtgcgtagaaattttttgttttccatgcaacattccccaacaggacGAGGTGGACCGGCCATGTGCCTGGGGGAAAATTGAGCCGAGCCACCACGCCGTGGAAGCAGACCTGCCAGTGGTCGTACTCCATGCCCGCGAGCTCAGCCATGTGGAAGGTCCCGAGCCACCGTGGAGTGTGGGTCTCCCGATCCATGATCTTGGCGACCCACGTCCTCGGagaagtcctcgaaccggcataGGGGCGTAGCGGCAGGCGGATCGGGCGACCAGCGACGGCGGCTCGATGAAGAGCCCGCGGAGGACGACCCGCGCGTGTGGCGGCGCGGATCCGTGCTGCGGACCAGTGGCAAGGACCGGCGGCCACCACGTCCGGCCATCGGTAGGCCTGCAAGAAAAGCTCGAGACTCATGAGCTGCTCGAGATCGACTCATATTTTGACTCGACTCGAGATCGACTTGAAAAGAAATGAGCTGAGTACGAGCACTTTATGTAGCTTGATCGAGAAACgagccactagtagaaaaatggcctttagtcccagttcataaggggcctttagtcccggttctggaaccgggactaaagggtcggtactaaagcctccccctttagtcccggttctaactggaaccgggactaaaggccctccacgtggccgctgcctggaggtccacctttagtcccggttggtaacaccgaccgatactaaaggaaattttatgaaaaaaaatttgaatttttttttgaattattttaacctctaatctctaatcacccctcatcaccgctcaatttaacctttaatctctaatcacccctcatcattccaaatcatctaacttcccgaacggtcacccatcctctcactactccagcctgagcacgcttaacttccaggttctattctccctcgtttccaagtctgcacttgttgttttcctaacaatagtaagatgtcaatcctattaaccctcaggaatttagcttgagcatgaagtcacacatttcactgtttgagtttgaaactattgttctaaaaatcaataattatttagtaacactaatatttcttgaataagtagtttgaccacagtttgaccatagttgaccaaaattcaaaaaaactgaaataattatttagtaacactaatattcttgaataattatttagtaacactaatacttcttgaataagtagtttgaccataatttgaccagatttaacaaaaattcaaaaaaactgaaatttgagcataactttttttccttttagaatttgaggattctaaaaatttgcgggGCTAGAGTCTTTGGCTGAACATCCACAGATGATCGATTCCCTGCGCTAGCAAGTATTGGAgtaggccgtctccatcggatgcggattttcgttccgaacattttgatatattatacgttttttccgacatcgtatgcaaaagttatagccgttttacattttccctacattttttgcaaaacatgtccaaatttaagtttttaaattttcctaactagtagatgtagtaatataactacctctcgaaggattttattttttgaagtttttttcattttcttttgattttttcaaaacaaaaaaggcgatccaccgggggggtagagtttgaaaatgggacatttagtcccggtttgagacacaaaccgggactaaagggcatcgcaccctttagtctcggttcgtgtctcaaaccgggactaaaggtctaatctttagtccctgtttgagacacaaaccgggactaaagggcatcgcagcctttagtctcggttcgtgtctcaaacccacactttagtcccggttcgtgtctcaaaccgggactaaagggctcaggtgaaccggAACTaaagccttagccgcacgaaccgggaccaatgctcacattagtcccggttcgtgactgaaccgggactaatgtgaatattgccccgtgaccaaagccctgttttctactagtgagctgATCTTGAGTCAGTATTGGCTCGCTCGGTTTTACCTCGATAGTTCGATATCATATAAGTATATTAAATAATTTTCATGTTTATTACGAAGAAATGGTTAGTTTATTACCATATATGTTGTGTGCgaatttttctccattttatttACTAACAAACATGGAAGCTTAATTAAGAGCAAAGAAAATTTAGCCTCAATATGGTGCATGATCAGCCGTATGTTGAATATCTTGTTATTTTTGCCAAAGTTTGAGAGCAGATGCACCTTTGTTTTCTTCTCTTGCAAGTTCATCCATGGTATCTTATCTTCAGTTGAGAAAGAACAGGTCGAAATTTATAGTGACTTCTATGTTGTGGCCTATCTTATGTGAAAATTTGCCTCCACTATTCATGAAAAAAATCATCTTATTTAGCTCGAAACTAGTTCGAGATCGACTCAAGATCATTACAAGCTTAGCTCGAGCCACTTTCTACAGCTCAACCTTGAGCTTCGCTCAATTTGAGAGTATGAGTTGAGCTGAGCCTAGTCCAACTCGCTCGAAAtcgactcgtttgcagccctagCCATCAGGGGGGCAGGCAGGAGTCAATAAAAACACCCTTTATTGAAACCGCGGATGCGCACGGGCACATACATCTAACCACACACGCACACAACAAGCACAACCCACACACGGTCGGACAGCAAGCTCACGCACAAACACGCTGACACGCGCGCGCGGGCACACACACGCCCGTAATGTGGCCGCAGCCTGACAAAGCGCCAAATGCTAAAGCAACGAACAGACTCGAACGGCTGCAACAACGAAGAAGAAGCAGGGTTATTACTCGCCGGTCAGAACAAACGCGGCCAACGGTTTGTCGCTTCTCCCGGATCTCTCCCTTTGTTACTTGTACCGTCTCCTGCCTGCTCTCGAGTACAGATACAACCATTTTTATTCATCAATCAGTCTGTCTGATGGCGACATTGTCCCCAGAAAACTGCATTATCAGTTAAGCATCTTGGAGATCGTCCTCGACGTCGACCGCCCAATTGATTTACTTACCCAGGGTGAAACATGACATGCACTTGATCCTCGCCCGTCGATAATTACAAGGTGCTAATCTCACTAGGAAAAACCAGCGATCTCAGTAATCCCAGTGGTAGCTGAAATCAGGGGCCTATCTACGTACAATCTGCATGATGCACGTAACAGTACCGAACTGCGACAGTAGGAACAAGCAGCTAAAGACTACTTTTCTCTTCATTTTTATTTATGTCTGATCTGGGGGAAATTCATGTGAAATAAATAAGATAAACAGAACATTCCGTGCCAAGTAGGAAACCAGATTCTGATTCCATTGTTTTCTAATACTGAACGCGAGCATTGCCGTCCTTGACACGGACTGGAAGGGGATTTTCGCCGTTTACCTGCTGTCCGGTTGCAGTCTCACCGTTGTGCATAAAATCCAGCATCCACCCCTCACTACGCTGGCACCCTCTGGAACAgccagcaactcaagtccccaacaaTGTCGCACACGTCCGAGGAAGAGTCCCTGAGCAGCTTCCAGCAGCAACCGAAGCTCGAGGTCGGCGCGGCGGGGCCGAGCAGAGGCGACCCGGCGGCCATGCCCGTGGTGAAAAAGAGGCGAGGTCATCCAGGGAATCCAGGTATATATGTTGCCTCAACTCAAGTTTCAACTATTGTTGGTCTGATGAACACACGTGCAAGTGCAATATAACAATGAGATGCACCAGATGAATGTTTAAAATGGCGACCGTGCATGGTTTGTTAGAAAGTCTCAACTTTACCATACTGTATCTTTCTTAGTACCTAGCAACTGAGATATGGAAGATCAAATTGTCCTTGTTCGGTGTTGTATAGATTTGACCAACGAACTCATGATGTTATGTTTTACTGTTTCATAACAGAAATTTATGTTATTACTTCTATATTTATCTACGGTTTCTCAAAACATGTAGCTCTATAGTTTAAAGAAATAAAAAAACACGAACCTGAATGAGTTCCGCCCATAGGAGTATGATGTAGTATTTGCCAACTCAGCATCACAAAATAAAGCAAATTGTAGTTTCAAGTTCAGACCGCCAATCACATTTCTAATTTTAACACACAAATGGTACAAAGGGATTGCAAATGGATACTAAAGAACAGACTTTGATTTACAATACTGAATTGCTAAATGAACCCACAACATACTAGCCAGGTCAGAAACTGAAGTGATGAACAAAAAAAAGAGTGTTCCAATCTGTGGTAACCTAACATTGGTTTCATGATGTCCATCTTGCAGACCCAGACGTGGAAGTAGTAGCTTTATCACCCAAGACACTCGTTGCGACAAACCGATACATATGTGAAGTCTGCCATAAGGGTTTCCAGAGAGACCAGAACCTCCAGCTCCACAGGAGGGGTCATAATCTGCCATGGAAGCTCAAGCAGAGAAGCAGCACTGACGCTAAGAAGAAGGTGTATATCTGCCCCGAGGTCACCTGCCCGCACCATGATGCAACCCGAGCTTTGGGTGATCTCACCGGCATAAAAAAGCACTTCTCCAGGAAGCATGGGGAGAAGAAGTGGAAGTGCGACCGATGTTCGAAGAAGTATGCTGTCCAATCTGATTGGAAGGCTCACACTAAGATATGTGGCACCAAGGAGTACCGATGTGATTGCGGAACTATCTTCTCAAGGTATGCTTCTCACTTCGGATAATCACACCAAGAATTCAAGCAAATGCATCGTTAACCATGAAAAACAAATATTTTTATCAAGGATACATATGAACATTAAGGTCATTCGGTAAGACAACAGTAATTGTAGACCGAATTACTGACATCATTTTTTTACAAAATGCAGACGCATAATCTGCAGCTAATTGCAACTGAAAATCACATGCTATATGTAGCTTATGTCTCTGTTGCTTACGAAGGAAAATCTTGTTTGTTAGATTAGCTTTCCATATTCACACAGTTTACATACTATTTGAAGCAATGCATCGCAATATTTTAGCATCTGTGGCAGGCCCTGATGAGTATCATATTAGACTAGCCATCGAGCTCACCGCAGCCATGCCATTTAAAATGCAGCATTTCTTGGAACTCGACATTTAACTCTACTTTATGTCAATGCAGGAAGGATAGCTTCATCACGCATCGAGCCTTCTGCGATGTATTAGCCGAAGACAACTCAAGGGTTAACCACAGCCTAGCTACAATGGTGGGAAGTCTGCATGGTCAGCATGACATGTATTCACATGGGGTGCCTAGCCCCACTGATATGGTTGCAAACATGTCCAGCAACGACCACAACTCAGACATGCATCTAAGATCATTATCTCCTTATGCTCTCATCACAAGGAACACTGCCTTGTTCTCCAACCAGATACCACCCAAGGATCCAGGATTCCCACTTGATGGAAGTGCATCAGGCTACCCTTACATGTCCATGAACTCCCCATACATGTCCGCGACAGCCCTGCTACAGAAAGCTGCAGAGATGGGGGCAAAGACCAGCCAGGATCCCATTTCACCATTGCTTTTAAAAGGATTCGCAAACAACTTCACCAGTGCTAGAGACCATATGGGCATATCTTCCGGAAGCCAAGGAGATTCTATGGGGAATTCAGCAGCTAACAGTGTTTGCATGAAGGCCGCGGAAGATGAGAGCATGAATGGTCACAACAATATCTTGATCAACTCAGCATGGACCAGTGGCGGCATGATGACACCGACTACCGTGCCTTTAATTGGGCTCATGAACAACCCATTTTCCATGAGACAAGAGAAGGAGAGCCCTCAGATTATGCCTGATATCCAAACGCAGCACAACAGACAAGAAAACATTTCAGGGGTAGGAGATGCGGGCCTAACACAGGACTTTCTAGGGTTAGGAGGCAACGGAAATTTGGATATAAGCTCTGGGACCTATAATACGGATGTGACAGCATTGAGCTATTCTGATGAGCAACAGAAAAATCAGGAGCATATGTATTCTTACCATGAATCATCGCTTGACTCCACTGCATTGGACAAACCTATGTGGGATTCATGATGCTGTGATGCAAACGGTTTCCTTACTCTGGTAGTTCAGTTTCAGCTAAGCTGCCCGAGGTGCAGAATTGGCCATTAAGAAGGTATAGCATGTATGAGAGACAGTGCACCATGTGTATTGTTAGCTTGAATATGGTCAAGAAATAGAGATACAATTTTATTGGCAAAATCAGAAAGTAGCCAGGTAATCTTATCACCATAACCAGGCCATTCAGGGCAGATTTAAGAAACTATTGTATTTTCATTTAGCATAAATATTAATAAATATTTTGGAAGAagttggcacaaaaatttgattcgGTGGATGTAGATTGTAGATCAATGTATTCAGctcaagaatagttgggatcaacaATGTTATAAAAACAGTCATTCAAAGTAAACAACAGAGTATTCCTTAGAGCATCCCTAGCCCTTGCCCTAAGCTTtagggtcccgataactgccacacgtgtggtgtatcgggtaattgtgccacacgcctcgtgtggcatggacagcaaccagcccacacacctacgtgtgggcaaaataaCTAATGCCCACACACATCTTTTTTTCCCTTCTgaaccctctcacacgcgtgcgtgtgggcgaagttgataacgcccacacgcccgtatgtcaggcctcatacccttctggtcccgcacgcgacgcgtgacgcccaccgcgcgcccgcagttgccatggtccagaccctcgtccatgttcgtttatctgcagttgccatgtcgctgaactacggttgccatgtcggacaactgcagttgccatggttgctcaactgcagttgccatgtatggtctgatctaatgtagttgccatgatttcataactttaggagttgccacatattaacactaggcagttgagagagttgccatgtgctcacaagcatgctagggcagttgccatgtaaaaaggaagagttgccatctgcttacgtgcacgttagggcagttgccatgtacgtgcacgttggggcagttggcatgtaccatgcaaaaacacatggcaactcggtaaaagacagttgccatctgcttacgtgcacactaggcagttgccgtgtaccctgcaaaaacacatggcaactcggataaaaaaagagagttgccacctgcttataaaacacactagaggcagttgccatgtgcgctgcaaaagcacatggcaactagcagcttacgtgtgggagaggaga is drawn from Triticum dicoccoides isolate Atlit2015 ecotype Zavitan chromosome 4A, WEW_v2.0, whole genome shotgun sequence and contains these coding sequences:
- the LOC119289543 gene encoding protein indeterminate-domain 12-like, yielding MSHTSEEESLSSFQQQPKLEVGAAGPSRGDPAAMPVVKKRRGHPGNPDPDVEVVALSPKTLVATNRYICEVCHKGFQRDQNLQLHRRGHNLPWKLKQRSSTDAKKKVYICPEVTCPHHDATRALGDLTGIKKHFSRKHGEKKWKCDRCSKKYAVQSDWKAHTKICGTKEYRCDCGTIFSRKDSFITHRAFCDVLAEDNSRVNHSLATMVGSLHGQHDMYSHGVPSPTDMVANMSSNDHNSDMHLRSLSPYALITRNTALFSNQIPPKDPGFPLDGSASGYPYMSMNSPYMSATALLQKAAEMGAKTSQDPISPLLLKGFANNFTSARDHMGISSGSQGDSMGNSAANSVCMKAAEDESMNGHNNILINSAWTSGGMMTPTTVPLIGLMNNPFSMRQEKESPQIMPDIQTQHNRQENISGVGDAGLTQDFLGLGGNGNLDISSGTYNTDVTALSYSDEQQKNQEHMYSYHESSLDSTALDKPMWDS